One stretch of Arachis duranensis cultivar V14167 chromosome 1, aradu.V14167.gnm2.J7QH, whole genome shotgun sequence DNA includes these proteins:
- the LOC107485570 gene encoding uncharacterized protein LOC107485570 — translation MLHAQRLQSLNSLTLLYFLPVAAINLRSQTFHPRKPLTSHLRRPPPPVVRAHRSQISPTHTTLPFVCGRLLRSRTSQPRQPPTLVTLCLCASFAKSQFFMLKTPVSLDMLAAYLMDRENPLIMVHSYYQSLTWTYQEVPSILVREPI, via the exons ATGCTTCACGCTCAGAGGTTACAGAGCCTTAACTCGCTCACACTGCTCTACTTCCTACCTGTGGCCGCCATCAACCTCCGGTCTCAGACCTTCCACCCTCGCAAACCTCTGACCTCACACCTCAGGCGACCTCCACCCCCCGTCGTTCGCGCTCACAGGTCACAGATCTCACCCACTCACACTACTCTGCCTTTTGTGTGTGGTCGCCTCCTTCGGTCTCGGACCTCGCAACCCCGCCAGCCTCCGACCCTTGTCACTTTGTGTCTTTGTGCATCTTTTGCCAAGTCTCAATTTTTT ATGTTGAAAACTCCTGTTTCACTCGACATGCTTGCCGCATATTTAATGGATCGGGAAAACCCATTGATAATGGTCCACTCATATTACCAGAGCCTTACTTGGACATATCAG GAAGTTCCATCAATCCTAGTGAGAGAACCTATCTAG